The following proteins come from a genomic window of Nostoc sp. KVJ3:
- a CDS encoding strawberry notch C-terminal domain-containing protein, giving the protein MAGDKQILIFSDAGGTGRSYHADLNAVNRRRRSHYLLEAGWRADNAIQGLGRSHRTNQASAPVFRPVTTNVRGERRFISTIARRLDSLGALTRGQRQTGGNGMFDAKDNLESNYAEYALYELFKQIFQGRFYEVPLGKFEQMTGLSLTSTEGGMKIDLPPLRQFLNRLLALTIGMQNTIFERFELLLSQQIETAIANGVFEVGVETLRADRFSIESCESVYTHPQTGSVTNYLKIERVQKNNIKTADEMLEFVVKYQGQLMSNEKSGNAAVSIPTHSFFDDQGGVIPRLLLVRPQKETRVPVDKLESSTWKQVSADAFVAAWSKEVDQLPKFTTDYIYLVTGILLPIWKMLPQKNNRVYRLQTSDGEKILGRVVSAVDIKSVAEQLGLKDKLLSPQELVSLVLNEGKSEQLPGGVTLRRSYIATEPRIELVNAISLAERLLAVGCFTEIINWQKRIFIPVSDKAPAILAAVIEILG; this is encoded by the coding sequence GAGAGCGGATAATGCCATTCAAGGGCTTGGGCGCTCTCACCGCACCAATCAAGCATCAGCACCCGTGTTCAGACCAGTCACGACGAATGTGCGCGGTGAACGCCGATTCATCAGCACTATTGCTCGACGGCTGGATAGCTTAGGCGCACTCACCCGTGGTCAGAGACAAACTGGCGGTAACGGTATGTTTGATGCCAAAGACAATCTAGAATCGAACTATGCTGAATATGCTTTATACGAGTTGTTTAAGCAGATTTTTCAAGGTCGATTTTATGAAGTTCCTCTGGGGAAGTTTGAACAGATGACCGGACTCTCGCTCACTTCCACTGAAGGTGGAATGAAGATAGACCTCCCACCCTTGCGACAGTTCCTCAATCGCCTGCTGGCTTTGACAATCGGGATGCAAAATACGATTTTCGAGCGTTTCGAGTTGCTACTAAGTCAACAAATCGAGACTGCGATCGCAAATGGTGTGTTTGAAGTTGGAGTAGAAACACTTCGGGCTGATAGATTTAGTATCGAAAGCTGTGAATCAGTTTATACTCATCCTCAAACTGGTAGCGTGACCAATTACTTAAAGATTGAGCGTGTCCAAAAGAACAACATCAAAACGGCTGATGAAATGCTTGAGTTTGTTGTTAAGTATCAAGGGCAACTCATGAGCAATGAGAAATCCGGTAATGCGGCTGTGAGCATTCCTACGCACAGCTTCTTTGATGACCAAGGCGGGGTGATTCCAAGACTTCTACTCGTTCGTCCACAGAAAGAAACGCGTGTCCCTGTCGATAAGTTGGAATCGTCCACTTGGAAGCAGGTTTCGGCTGATGCGTTTGTTGCAGCTTGGTCGAAGGAAGTTGACCAATTGCCCAAATTCACCACTGATTATATTTACCTTGTGACTGGGATATTGCTGCCAATATGGAAAATGCTACCCCAGAAGAACAATCGAGTATATCGGTTGCAGACCAGCGATGGCGAGAAAATTCTGGGTCGGGTGGTCAGTGCAGTAGATATTAAGTCTGTGGCTGAACAACTCGGACTGAAGGATAAGCTGTTAAGCCCACAGGAGTTAGTCTCTTTAGTGCTAAACGAAGGCAAGTCAGAGCAGTTACCGGGTGGCGTTACTTTACGGCGTTCTTATATTGCCACAGAACCTCGCATAGAACTGGTTAATGCTATCTCACTGGCAGAGCGACTCTTAGCTGTTGGTTGCTTCACCGAGATCATCAACTGGCAAAAGCGGATATTCATTCCAGTTTCAGACAAAGCACCAGCTATTCTCGCGGCTGTGATTGAAATCTTGGGATGA